In a genomic window of Caloenas nicobarica isolate bCalNic1 chromosome 1, bCalNic1.hap1, whole genome shotgun sequence:
- the KLHL34 gene encoding kelch-like protein 34: MSYFLSYCKAHCTAVLARYQTLRSEGFLCDILLKVKENEFPAHKSLLACSSDYFRALFKSYTQESKASVIHLQVISPAGLQHVLDFIYTSLLPLSFESLEDTLEAASYLQVTDAIGLCNQYLVNNLALENCCFSANVARKFYLPDALAATEKYIVNNFWKLLDLDLTGLLELNFRSLLAVVESPDLPMVRETRLLNLVLLWLKQDKSRLAHASSLLEHIRYGLIPVEELRRTYTQSEVPLSAGIKCLIIKAINYHTSVFKQPVLQDKSTTLRNQKTQIILLGGGTASGGLVTDVVAFDVYNHKWRVLTQVQDRVENHSVCVVGNFLYVLGGEIEGGSPGDAKTNKILSVTNKVHRYDPRFNTWTQVMAMLEKRSQFSCCVLGNDIFAIGGRGEDGLLHSSVEVYNIGRDRWTKARELPCKIHGHASAICKNTIYICGGKYSDSASTSKDLYSLSSLEGQWMKQAPMSIARFGHQMATIRESIFTFLGLYEPFSEIERYDPDLNQWTRLRPLTYDRFCYGLAVVEETALLIGGKKWQNSREVPTQDVVGYDIDNDGWEEICKAPLPWCGLQCAVLQLSELADDQDSDSQQKRPPNC; encoded by the coding sequence ATGAGTTACTTCCTCTCCTACTGCAAAGCACACTGTACTGCTGTGCTCGCCCGGTACCAGACCCTGAGATCAGAGGGCTTTCTGTGTGATATTTTGCTGAAAGTGAAGGAGAATGAATTTCCTGCACACAAGTCCTTGTTGGCATGCTCCAGCGACTATTTCCGAGCCCTGTTCAAAAGTTATACGCAAGAGTCTAAAGCCAGTGTAATTCATCTGCAAGTTATCTCACCCGCTGGTCTCCAGCATGTCCTGGATTTCATTTACACTTCCTTGTTGCCCCTTTCCTTTGAAAGCCTGGAGGATACCTTGGAAGCTGCAAGCTACTTGCAAGTGACTGATGCTATTGGCTTGTGCAATCAGTACTTAGTTAACAATCTTGCCCTGGAAAACTGCTGCTTCTCCGCCAACGTGGCCAGGAAGTTCTACCTGCCGGATGCCTtagcagcaacagaaaaatacattgtcaATAATTTCTGGAAGCTGCTGGACTTGGATTTGACAGGACTGCTCGAGCTGAACTTCAGGTCTTTGCTAGCAGTGGTTGAATCACCAGATCTGCCCATGGTGAGAGAAACCCGCCTGCTTAATCTtgtgctgctgtggctgaaGCAGGATAAATCCAGGCTAGCTCACGCAAGCAGCCTTTTAGAGCACATAAGATACGGCCTTATCCCGGtggaagagctgagaagaaCCTACACACAGTCAGAAGTGCCCCTCTCTGCAGGTATCAAGTGCTTGATCATTAAGGCAATTAATTACCATACATCTGTTTTCAAACAGCCTGTCCTGCAGGACAAGTCCACCACACTGAGGAACCAGAAAACCCAGATCATTCTGCTGGGGGGAGGGACAGCAAGTGGGGGGCTTGTCACCGATGTGGTGGCCTTTGATGTTTACAATCACAAATGGCGAGTTCTCACACAGGTGCAAGACAGGGTGGAGAACCACAGCGTGTGTGTGGTGGGGAACTTCCTCTATGTCTTGGGTGGGGAAATAGAAGGTGGTTCCCCAGGCGATGCTAAAACCAACAAGATCTTATCGGTTACGAACAAGGTCCATCGTTATGATCCAAGATTTAACACGTGGACCCAAGTCATGGCTATGCTGGAAAAGAGAAGCCAGTTTTCTTGTTGTGTCCTAGGCAATGATATTTTTGCCATTGGTGGAAGGGGTGAGGATGGCTTGCTGCATTCATCTGTGGAAGTCTACAACATCGGCAGAGACAGATGGACGAAGGCCAGGGAATTGCCATGCAAAATACATGGCCATGCCAGTGCCATTTGTAAGAATACTATATACATCTGTGGGGGCAAGTACTCAGACTCAGCCAGCACAAGCAAGGACTTATATTCTCTGAGCTCACTTGAAGGGCAGTGGATGAAACAAGCACCCATGAGCATTGCTCGGTTTGGGCATCAGATGGCAACAATCAGAGAATCCATATTCACCTTTTTAGGACTATATGAACCATTCTCTGAAATAGAAAGATACGACCCTGATCTAAACCAATGGACTCGGTTAAGACCACTGACCTATGATCGATTTTGCTATGGTCTGGCAGTGGTAGAGGAAACGGCTCTTCTTATTGGGGGAAAGAAATGGCAAAACTCACGGGAAGTCCCCACACAAGACGTGGTTGGCTACGACATCGACAACGATGGCTGGGAGGAGATCTGCAAAGCCCCCTTGCCTTGGTGTGGACTGCAGTGTGCGGTGCTGCAACTCTCCGAACTGGCCGATGACCAGGACAGTGACAGCCAGCAGAAGAGGCCACCGAACTGCTGA